From Ictidomys tridecemlineatus isolate mIctTri1 chromosome 2, mIctTri1.hap1, whole genome shotgun sequence, the proteins below share one genomic window:
- the Rtn4r gene encoding reticulon-4 receptor translates to MKRASAGGSRLLAWVLWLQAWQVAAPCPGACVCYNEPKVTTSCPQQGLQAVPIGIPASSQRIFLHGNRISHVPAAGFHACRNLTILWLHSNALARIDATAFSGLTLLEQLDLSDNAQLRTVDPATFQGLGRLHTLHLDRCGLQELGPGLFRGLAALQYLYLQDNGLQALPDDAFRDLGNLTHLFLHGNRIPSVPERAFRGLLSLDRLLLHQNRVAYVHPHAFRDLGRLMTLYLFANNLSMLPAEALAPLRALQYLRLNDNPWVCDCRARPLWAWLQKFRGSSSEVPCNLPLRLAGRDLKRLAANDLEGCAVAARPFHPIWTSGATDEELLGLPKCCQPDAADKASVLESGRPASAGNALKGRVPPGDSPPGNGSGPRHINDSPFGTLPSSAEPPLTALQPEGSESPGVPTTGPRRRPGCSRKNRTRSQCRLGQAGSGGSGTSDAEGSGALPALACSLVPLGLVLVLWTMFAPC, encoded by the coding sequence GAAGCCGGCTGCTGGCATGGGTGCTGTGGCTACAGGCCTGGCAGGTGGCAGCACCGTGCCCAGGTGCCTGTGTGTGCTACAATGAGCCCAAAGTGACAACAAGCTGCCCCCAACAAGGCCTGCAGGCCGTGCCCATTGGCATCCCAGCCTCCAGCCAGCGCATCTTCCTGCATGGCAACCGCATTTCCCATGTGCCGGCTGCTGGTTTCCATGCCTGCCGCAATCTCACCATCCTGTGGCTACACTCCAATGCACTGGCCCGGATTGATGCCACCGCGTTCTCTGGCCTGACCCTCCTAGAACAACTGGATCTCAGTGACAATGCCCAGCTTCGTACCGTGGACCCTGCTACATTCCAAGGCTTGGGCCGCCTGCACACATTGCACCTGGACCGCTGTGGCTTGCAGGAACTGGGCCCTGGCCTGTTCCGTGGCCTGGCCGCCTTGCAGTACCTCTACCTTCAAGACAATGGGCTGCAGGCACTGCCAGACGATGCCTTCCGTGACCTGGGCAACCTCACGCACCTTTTCCTTCACGGTAACCGCATCCCCAGCGTACCTGAGCGCGCCTTCCGTGGCCTGCTCAGTCTCGACCGTCTCCTCCTGCACCAGAACCGTGTGGCCTATGTGCACCCACACGCCTTCCGTGACCTTGGCCGCCTCATGACACTCTACCTGTTTGCCAACAACCTCTCAATGCTGCCTGCAGAGGCACTGGCACCTCTACGTGCTCTACAGTATTTGCGGCTCAATGACAACCCCTGGGTATGCGACTGCCGGGCACGCCCACTCTGGGCCTGGCTGCAGAAGTTCCGAGGTTCCTCATCTGAGGTACCCTGCAACCTGCCCTTGCGCCTGGCTGGCCGTGACCTCAAGCGTCTGGCTGCCAATGATCTAGAGGGCTGTGCTGTGGCAGCCAGGCCGTTTCATCCCATCTGGACCAGCGGGGCCACTGATGAGGAGCTGCTGGGGCTGCCCAAATGCTGCCAACCGGACGCTGCAGACAAGGCCTCGGTGCTAGAATctgggaggccagcctctgctGGCAATGCACTCAAGGGGCGTGTGCCACCTGGTGACAGCCCACCAGGCAACGGCTCAGGCCCACGTCACATCAATGACTCTCCCTTTGGGACCCTACCCAGCTCTGCTGAGCCCCCACTGACTGCACTGCAGCCAGAGGGATCTGAGTCACCAGGAGTCCCCACCACTGGGCCTCGTCGGAGGCCAGGCTGTTCCCGCAAGAACCGTACCCGCAGTCAGTGTCGTCTAGGACAGGCGGGAAGTGGGGGCAGTGGGACAAGTGATGCAGAGGGTTCAGGTGCCCTGCCAGCCCTGGCCTGCAGCCTTGTGCCCCTTGGCCTTGTGCTGGTACTGTGGACAATGTTTGCACCCTGCTGA